In Novosphingobium kaempferiae, the DNA window CAGACCCCCAGTAGATTGGGCGCTCTGTTGGGGCGGTGCTTCGGCGGCCGTCGCGGCGTCGGTGGTGCTGTCCTGTGCGAAGGCCGGCGCTGCGCCCAATCCGGCCACAAGCGCGAACGCGCAAGACGAGCAGTAAAGCTGCCTGGTGAACATGCCTCTCTCTCCTTGTGCCCCGCCATTTGTTTGCGGGTTGCCTCAAGGATTATCACGAAGATGCGGTTTGGCAATCATTCATGTATGTTTTTTTGATGTGCCGTTTCATGACGCTTGCGCGGCATTGACGAAGGTTGCGCACAAACGCGGAGGAAGGCCCGGAAACTCAATATAACGTGCATTCATGATTGTTTTTATATCGCGATCGCATATGCTCGAAGCGAGAGCACGCGCCGGTACGGGCGCGGCATCGGAGAGACCTGCGGGACGCGACTCGCACCCGCGCTGAAAGGAGAGACCGGCACATGGCCTTCAGCTTCCTGTCCCGCTTCCGCGTCCGAGACGACCGGCAGGACGACTTCATCGCCCTCGCCCGCGAAATGGAGGAACTGTCCAAGCAGGAACCCGGCACGCTGGCCTACAAGTTCTTCCGCCTCGCCGAACCCGGCATGTTCGCCGTGCATGAGAGCTTCGTGGACGAGGCCGCGGACGAGGCGCACATGGCCTACGACCACAACAAGCCGCTGATCGAGAAGATCGTCGGCTGCATGGAGGGCACTTACGAACGCGAACTGCTGTTCGACCTTGCTCCGCACGGGAGAGCCTGAGCCCATGCCCGCGAAGAGCTTCATCGCCCAGCTGCGCACCCGTCCCGAGAAGCGCGCCGACATGATCGCGCTGCAATCCGAACTGAAGGGCCTCGTCTTCGAGAACGAGCCGGACGCGCTCGTCTACGAACTGTTCCAGTCGGAGGCCGATCCCGATCTCTTCCAAGTCGTCGCCACCTTCCGGGACGATGCCGCCTACGAAAAGCACATGCACATCGACTTCCACGACCGGCTGGTCCCGCCGATCCTAGAATGCGTGGCCGAGGACATGAAGCTGGAGTTCTACCGCTCGCTGCCGTGAGCAGATAAGCCGTCGTCATTGCGAGCCACAGGCTTCGCTGCGCTCGCAATGACGCGGTTTTACGGCCTCAGACGATCGCCGCCGCTTCGCGCAAGCTTGCGATCATCGACTGGCGCAGCAGGTACTGGCGGCGCGCATCGTCGTCGGTCTGCATCGAGAGCATCTTCTCGCGGCGACGGGCATGGGCCTCGCCCTGACCGCCGCGCATGATCTCCATGTTCTCGATGGTCTGCTGTTGCGTGAAGCTGTGCGTCATGGTGCGACGCTGGCGGTCGAACACGTCGAGCAGTTCGTCGTCCGCGCCCTTGAGCACGTCGACCAGCTTCTCGCACAGGTTGAACGCGTCATGCACGCCGCTGTTCATGCCGAAGCCCCCCAGCGGGTTGTTGAGGTGCGCGGAGTCGCCGATCAGCAGCACGCGGTCCTTGCGGAACTGCTTCGCCACGCGCTGATGGACGCGATAGATCGTGCGGTGGCGCGTCTGGACGCTCTCGCCGTCCTTGAGGAAGCCGCCGAAGACGCGGTTCTTCTTGTCCTCGGACAGCAGTTCCTCGGTCGTCTCCTCGTTGGCGGGGACAAGCACGCGCCACAGCGTCGGCACGCGAAGCAGCACCATCCACTCGTCTGCATCCGAAACGTAGTTGACGTAGGCGAGGTCCGGGATCTCGTCGCGGATCTCCTGCTCGGTCGACAGGCACAGGAAGCGCTCGGGATAGGTGAACCCGTCGAATTCGATGCCGAGCCACTTGCGCACGATCGAACTCGCGCCGTCCGCGCCGATCAGATAGTCGGCGCGCACGCGCACGATCTCGGTCGGCGTCTCCAGCGCCACGTCGACGCCCTCGTCGTCCTGCTGGAACCAGACGAGGCGGTGGTTGAACAGCACCTCGGCGTTGGGCTCCTCGGTCAGCCGGTCAGACAGCTTGCGCGACAGGTGGTACTGCTCACACTGCAGGCGGAAAGGATATTTGGTGTCGCCCGCCAGTTCGCCGAAGTCGAAGGGATAGATCTCGCCCGACTTGCGGTCGCGCCAGTGATACACCGGCGACTTGAGGCCCATGCCCATCAGGTAGTCGGTGACCTTGATCTGGTCGAGCATCTCCAGCGTCGGCGGATGGAACGTGGAGGCCCGAAGGTCCGCCGCATTGTCCGCACCGGTCTCGGCCAGGATCACGTCCACGCCGTTCATCGCCAGATACATCGCGGCGACACTGCCCACCGGTCCCGCCCCCGCGACGACGACCTGCACCCGCTTGATATTGGTCATTTTCCCTGTTCTCCTTGGCCCGGCCTCATTCAAGGCCGGGCGCGGATCGGATTCAAAGTCGTTGTCAGAACTCGGCCATCAGGCGGCCAAAACCGTCGATCTGGTCGTCGATCCCGTTGGCGCGCAGGGCGTGCCAGTACGTCGCGGTGTTGATCGCGATCACCGGCTTGCCCAGCCAGGTCTCGGCGGCGGCAGCGAAGCGCATGCAGTCGAGGTTGGTGCCGACTTGGATCAGCGCGTCCACGTCATCCCCGTCGAGGTACTTGAAGGTTTCGCGCAGCGAGGCCTCGGTCGTCTCGGCGATGGCGATCCAGCTCGGCCGCTCCAGCGCGACATCGCGCACCGTCTCGTAGCCGTAGTCCGAGAGGAAGTTCTTCACTTCGGCATTGGCGGTCGGGAAGTAGGGCGAGAGGAAGGCGACCTTCTTTATCCCGCCGTAGGCTTCCAGCGCCTTCACGGTCGCTTCCGCGCCGGTCGAGACGCCAAGGCCGGACACTTCCTCCACCTGCTCGCGCCACTTGCGGCCGCCCTCGGCGCCGTTGAAGAAGGTGACGGCGGACATGCCCATGACGAGATAGTTCGGCTCGCAGGTCAGCACGCGGCGCACGGCGTCGTGCGTCATCTCGCTGATCTTCCACGCACCCGCCATGAAAGTCTCGTTGGAGACCGCCTGCGCGTTGTCGACGTGGATGCGGGCGTAGTGGTTGGTCACGCCGCGCGGGCGCAGGTCATCGAAGTCGGGCTGGACGATGGTGTTGGTCGACGGCCCGAGCACGCCGAACTTCATGCGATAACCCTGCCTGTCCTTGCTGCGAATGGTGGTCATGTCATTCTCCGTAAGAGGTGGAGCCGGGGGGATTTCAGACCGCGCCCGCGAGCCATGGCTCTGCGGTCGCGACACGCGCT includes these proteins:
- a CDS encoding putative quinol monooxygenase, with translation MAFSFLSRFRVRDDRQDDFIALAREMEELSKQEPGTLAYKFFRLAEPGMFAVHESFVDEAADEAHMAYDHNKPLIEKIVGCMEGTYERELLFDLAPHGRA
- a CDS encoding putative quinol monooxygenase, translated to MPAKSFIAQLRTRPEKRADMIALQSELKGLVFENEPDALVYELFQSEADPDLFQVVATFRDDAAYEKHMHIDFHDRLVPPILECVAEDMKLEFYRSLP
- a CDS encoding FAD-dependent oxidoreductase translates to MTNIKRVQVVVAGAGPVGSVAAMYLAMNGVDVILAETGADNAADLRASTFHPPTLEMLDQIKVTDYLMGMGLKSPVYHWRDRKSGEIYPFDFGELAGDTKYPFRLQCEQYHLSRKLSDRLTEEPNAEVLFNHRLVWFQQDDEGVDVALETPTEIVRVRADYLIGADGASSIVRKWLGIEFDGFTYPERFLCLSTEQEIRDEIPDLAYVNYVSDADEWMVLLRVPTLWRVLVPANEETTEELLSEDKKNRVFGGFLKDGESVQTRHRTIYRVHQRVAKQFRKDRVLLIGDSAHLNNPLGGFGMNSGVHDAFNLCEKLVDVLKGADDELLDVFDRQRRTMTHSFTQQQTIENMEIMRGGQGEAHARRREKMLSMQTDDDARRQYLLRQSMIASLREAAAIV
- a CDS encoding arylmalonate decarboxylase, which translates into the protein MTTIRSKDRQGYRMKFGVLGPSTNTIVQPDFDDLRPRGVTNHYARIHVDNAQAVSNETFMAGAWKISEMTHDAVRRVLTCEPNYLVMGMSAVTFFNGAEGGRKWREQVEEVSGLGVSTGAEATVKALEAYGGIKKVAFLSPYFPTANAEVKNFLSDYGYETVRDVALERPSWIAIAETTEASLRETFKYLDGDDVDALIQVGTNLDCMRFAAAAETWLGKPVIAINTATYWHALRANGIDDQIDGFGRLMAEF